One Hordeum vulgare subsp. vulgare chromosome 4H, MorexV3_pseudomolecules_assembly, whole genome shotgun sequence DNA window includes the following coding sequences:
- the LOC123450967 gene encoding probable F-box protein At3g61730, with protein sequence MERGGTPLGERDLKCREGSMRDEEIVASVEAKEGFEPDTWTEVANHLHVTDLSILSATCRSFRRLLSDDSIWRHAFLRDITLHTDDTNMLRILHDPRPFHRSWRFLYATALDPIVSYCIRQPEKHIELFRVGGFVMDTSKLLLTAKLALAPLWLMKVLDNTLDTSIGACLLTNVRPGVWIADMHRLRCLG encoded by the exons ATGGAGAGAGGAGGGACGCCGCTGGGAGAGAGAGATCTGAAGTGTCGGGAGGGATCCATGAGAGATGAAGAGATTGTCGCCTCAGTCGAAGCAAAAGAGGG CTTTGAGCCGGATACTTGGACGGAGGTGGCCAATCACCTGCATGTCACCGACCTATCAATTCTCTCCGCCACCTGCCGTTCGTTCCGCCGCCTCCTCTCCGACGACTCCATCTGGCGACATGCCTTCCTTCGCGACATCACGCTCCACACTGACGATACCAACATGCTCAGGATTCTGCATGATCCCCGCCCGTTCCACCGCTCCTGGCGCTTCCTCTACGCCACCGCCTTGG ACCCTATAGTTTCCTACTGCATCCGTCAGCCCGAGAAGCACATTG AGTTGTTTCGCGTCGGTGGGTTCGTGATGGACACGTCCAAGCTTCTGCTAACAGCTAAGCTGGCGCTGGCGCCGCTGTGGTTGATGAAGGTGCTTGATAATACACTAGACACCTCCATCGGAGCTTGCTTACTCACCAACGTACGCCCCGGAGTCTGGATCGCTG ACATGCACAGGCTGCGATGCttgggatga